Proteins from one Thermodesulfobacteriota bacterium genomic window:
- the surE gene encoding 5'/3'-nucleotidase SurE, whose amino-acid sequence MRILISNDDGINSEGLHALADSLRPLGKVFVVAPDREQSAASHALSLHHPLRIEEISENIYSVDGTPTDCINVAVNGLLKEGRPNIIVSGINKGENLGDDITYSGTVSAAMEGTLLGIPSIAVSLASKKDFFFDTASYYAQSVTKYVITNPLPLGTLLNVNIPNLPKDSVKGIEVTKQGKRVYGEPIVEKIDPRGRKYYWIGGNELRFLSIEDSDLVAVSQGFVSVTPIKLDLTDYEFLETLTKDLTKSLAHA is encoded by the coding sequence ATAAGGATCCTTATATCAAATGACGACGGGATTAATTCCGAAGGCCTTCACGCACTAGCCGATAGCCTCAGACCCTTGGGAAAGGTTTTTGTCGTCGCCCCTGATAGAGAGCAGAGCGCAGCGAGTCATGCATTGTCCTTACATCATCCGCTCAGGATAGAGGAGATCAGCGAAAATATATACAGCGTGGATGGAACTCCAACCGATTGCATTAATGTCGCAGTCAATGGTCTACTTAAAGAAGGTAGACCCAACATAATAGTCTCCGGGATAAACAAAGGGGAAAACCTCGGAGACGACATAACATATTCCGGAACCGTCAGTGCTGCCATGGAGGGAACACTTCTTGGGATCCCCTCAATCGCGGTATCTCTGGCAAGCAAAAAAGATTTTTTCTTTGACACTGCCTCCTATTACGCCCAGTCCGTAACAAAATATGTCATCACGAATCCTCTTCCGCTTGGGACACTGCTAAATGTTAACATACCGAATCTCCCGAAAGACAGCGTCAAAGGAATTGAAGTAACTAAACAGGGTAAGCGTGTGTACGGGGAGCCAATAGTGGAAAAGATTGATCCAAGGGGAAGAAAGTATTACTGGATAGGCGGAAACGAACTCCGCTTTTTAAGCATTGAGGATTCTGATCTCGTTGCGGTTAGCCAAGGTTTCGTATCTGTTACACCTATAAAATTAGACCTTACAGACTATGAATTTCTCGAAACCCTGACCAAAGACCTAACTAAAAGCCTAGCACATGCTTAA
- a CDS encoding DedA family protein gives MLKKLYNWVLQWADTRYGVPALSLVSFLEASLFPIPPDPLLMALCLGKPKRSLWYAAICSIMSVLGAIFGYLIGWGLWELVDNFFFTYVFSHNAFLYVSGRYEENAFIAILAAALTPIPFKVFTVTAGVFKINVMILILASVIGRSARFFLEGALIYLFGDQIKGFIDKYFNLLVTLFFILLLLGFIIIKYLI, from the coding sequence ATGCTTAAGAAGCTCTATAACTGGGTACTCCAATGGGCGGATACTAGATATGGTGTCCCGGCACTCTCTCTCGTTTCATTCTTGGAAGCATCCCTTTTCCCTATCCCTCCTGACCCACTCCTCATGGCACTTTGCCTTGGTAAGCCAAAGCGGTCATTATGGTATGCGGCAATATGTTCAATTATGTCTGTCCTCGGCGCTATATTTGGTTACCTAATCGGATGGGGTTTATGGGAACTTGTTGATAACTTTTTTTTTACCTATGTCTTCAGCCATAATGCTTTTCTATATGTTAGCGGAAGATATGAAGAAAACGCCTTTATCGCAATCCTAGCCGCTGCACTTACCCCTATTCCCTTTAAGGTTTTTACAGTAACAGCTGGTGTTTTCAAGATTAATGTAATGATATTAATTTTAGCATCTGTTATCGGGAGATCGGCAAGGTTTTTCTTAGAGGGTGCATTAATCTATCTCTTTGGTGACCAGATCAAAGGCTTTATTGATAAATATTTTAATCTACTTGTCACACTCTTTTTCATCCTGCTTTTGCTAGGCTTCATAATTATAAAATATTTGATTTGA